A genome region from Magnolia sinica isolate HGM2019 chromosome 8, MsV1, whole genome shotgun sequence includes the following:
- the LOC131254242 gene encoding uncharacterized protein LOC131254242 → MLHLRRLIPQSRIHRALHDKFDLDLSVPHISHVVDDMMKEWFKDYRSKLHRQYKRCMSHEEAVQSAPLHVSDEDWRILCDRFSFDSFQKRSKINSDNRGKLEVNHVAGSKSFVRLRHDMRDSVTGQEPGPVDFYKGSHCQQATGSWVHPRANEIWE, encoded by the exons atgttgcatctCAGGCGTTTGATCCCTCAGTCGcgcatacaccgggcactgcat gataaatttgacttggatttaaGTGTTCCGCACATCTCCCATGTCGTcgatgacatgatgaaggagtggTTTAAGGATTACCGCAGTAAGTTACACCGGCAATACAAGCGgtgcatgagccacgaggaggccgtACAGTCCGCACCGCTGCACGTGAGCGATgaggactggcggatactctgcgataggttttcgtttgattcttttcag aagaggagcaaaataaattctgacaatagaggaaagttagaagtgaaccacgtagctggttcaaagtcatttgtacgacttcgtcatgacatg CGAGATTCtgtcactggccaggagcccggaccagtagacttctacaaagGGAGTCACTGTCAGCAGGCgacaggatcttgggtacatcctagagccaatgagatttgg GAGTAG